One segment of Streptomyces sp. NBC_00576 DNA contains the following:
- a CDS encoding thioredoxin domain-containing protein, producing MANRLAHETSPYLLQHADNPVDWWPWSEEAFVAARQRGVAVHLSVGYSSCHWCHVLARESFEDEAVAAFMNEHFVNIKVDREERPDVDAVYMEAVQAATGQGGWPMTVFLTPDAEPFYFGTYFPPEPRSGMPSFQQVLEGVRAAWADRRDEVAEVAGKITRDLAEREVQYGGTEAPGEEEQARALLGLTREYDAQRGGFGGAPKFPPSMVLEFLLRHGARTGAEGALQMAQDTCERMARGGIYDQLGGGFARYSVDREWVVPHFEKMLYDNALLCRVYAHLWRATGSELARRVALETADFMVRELRTNEGGFASALDADSDDGTGRHVEGAYYVWTPAQLAEVLGAEDAELAAHYFGVTADGTFEEGASVLQLPQREGVFDADKVESIKARLLDARRERPAPGRDDKVVAAWNGLAVAALAEAGAYFERPDLVDAALAAADLLVRVHLDDRAQLARTSKDGQVGANSGVLEDYADVAEGFLALASVTGEGVWLEFAGFLLDHVLARFVDAESGALYDTASDAEQLIRRPQDPTDNAVPSGWSAAAGALLGYAAQTGAEPHRAAAERALGVVKALGPRVPRFIGWGLAVAEALLDGPREVAVVGPSLADPATTALHRTALLGTAPGAVVAVGVADSDELPLLAGRILVGGEATAYVCRHFTCDAPTTDPEGLRIALGG from the coding sequence ATGGCGAACCGACTGGCCCATGAGACGTCCCCCTATCTCCTCCAGCACGCCGACAATCCGGTCGACTGGTGGCCCTGGTCGGAAGAGGCCTTCGTGGCGGCACGACAGCGAGGGGTTGCTGTCCACCTGAGCGTCGGGTACTCGAGTTGCCATTGGTGCCACGTCCTAGCTCGTGAGAGCTTCGAGGACGAAGCAGTCGCCGCCTTCATGAACGAGCACTTCGTGAACATCAAGGTCGACCGCGAGGAGCGTCCCGACGTCGACGCCGTCTACATGGAGGCCGTCCAGGCGGCGACCGGCCAGGGCGGCTGGCCCATGACGGTGTTCCTCACGCCCGACGCCGAACCCTTCTACTTCGGCACCTACTTCCCGCCCGAGCCGCGCAGCGGCATGCCCTCCTTCCAGCAGGTGCTGGAGGGAGTCCGTGCCGCCTGGGCCGACCGGCGGGACGAGGTCGCCGAGGTCGCCGGGAAGATCACGCGGGATCTCGCCGAGCGGGAGGTCCAGTACGGCGGCACCGAGGCGCCCGGCGAGGAGGAGCAGGCGCGGGCGCTGCTCGGGCTCACCCGGGAGTACGACGCCCAGCGCGGGGGATTTGGTGGTGCCCCGAAGTTCCCGCCGTCCATGGTCCTGGAGTTCCTGTTGCGGCACGGCGCCCGTACGGGCGCCGAGGGGGCGTTGCAGATGGCCCAGGACACCTGTGAGCGCATGGCCCGGGGCGGGATCTACGACCAGCTCGGCGGCGGCTTCGCCAGGTACTCCGTCGACCGGGAGTGGGTTGTGCCCCATTTCGAGAAGATGTTGTATGACAATGCACTTTTGTGTCGCGTGTACGCCCACCTCTGGCGTGCCACCGGCTCCGAGCTCGCCCGGCGCGTCGCTCTGGAGACCGCCGACTTCATGGTGCGCGAACTCCGTACGAACGAAGGGGGGTTCGCGTCCGCGCTCGACGCCGACAGCGATGACGGGACGGGCAGGCATGTCGAGGGCGCCTATTACGTGTGGACGCCGGCCCAGCTCGCCGAGGTGCTCGGCGCCGAGGATGCGGAGCTTGCCGCGCACTACTTCGGGGTGACGGCGGACGGCACCTTCGAGGAGGGGGCCTCGGTTCTCCAACTTCCGCAGCGCGAGGGCGTGTTCGACGCCGATAAGGTCGAGTCCATCAAGGCGCGGTTGCTCGACGCCCGTCGCGAGCGGCCCGCTCCGGGGCGTGACGACAAGGTGGTCGCCGCCTGGAACGGGCTCGCTGTCGCCGCGCTCGCCGAGGCCGGCGCCTACTTCGAGCGGCCCGATCTCGTGGACGCCGCGCTGGCCGCCGCAGATCTCCTCGTACGGGTTCATCTGGACGACCGGGCCCAGCTCGCCCGTACCAGCAAGGACGGGCAGGTCGGGGCGAACTCCGGGGTGTTGGAGGACTACGCGGATGTCGCCGAGGGGTTCCTCGCGCTTGCCTCCGTGACGGGGGAGGGGGTGTGGCTGGAGTTCGCCGGGTTCCTGCTCGACCATGTGCTCGCGCGGTTCGTCGATGCGGAGTCGGGTGCTCTGTACGACACCGCCAGTGATGCCGAGCAGCTCATCCGGCGGCCTCAGGATCCGACCGACAACGCGGTGCCCTCCGGGTGGAGCGCGGCGGCCGGGGCGCTGCTCGGTTACGCCGCCCAGACCGGTGCCGAGCCTCATCGGGCCGCTGCCGAGCGGGCGTTGGGGGTGGTGAAGGCGCTCGGGCCGCGTGTGCCGCGGTTCATCGGGTGGGGGCTCGCTGTGGCCGAGGCGCTGCTCGACGGGCCGCGTGAGGTTGCCGTGGTCGGGCCTTCGCTTGCTGATCCGGCCACAACGGCTCTGCACCGTACGGCACTTCTGGGCACCGCTCCGGGGGCTGTCGTCGCGGTGGGGGTCGCGGACAGTGACGAGTTGCCGTTGCTCGCCGGGCGGATTCTCGTCGGCGGTGAGGCGACCGCGTACGTCTGCCGTCACTTCACCTGTGACGCGCCGACGACCGATCCGGAGGGGTTGCGTATCGCGTTGGGCGGCTGA
- a CDS encoding recombinase family protein, with amino-acid sequence MDKRAEGGQAGLIPVVSYARTSEDIRRRDGHGVRHQLRINERTAQEHGCTVVEAYSDNGISASKAGVVRPEFNRLVADLVRGHTDSGQLIEGVVCVADDRLYRRAEDLARFFEALTCRPGRVYVDAEGVRDPYSQDGLMQAVRSLNEAITETRIRSRRLTDWHWARAVEGVPHSGPRPFGWREDRITLHPDEALLVEQAITDRIKGKAIRAIARDWCDLGVTGTRGGRPNAQTVTQIITAPRVCGYRANRGELLLVPETRQPVLGQWEPIVAPDQWQAVCGTFSPGSLYLHRGSGAPRLTDMRKPAPSRLATGFLRCGVERPDGTMCCGAMCAQKGRSKRSPYVYACRSCGRCAISGPLADESLEHLLFPEATEHVRLPESVRQRWQSGEMGLEEKRRAIASVFTHCIVRPGAKGNREWDYARLEPVRR; translated from the coding sequence GTGGACAAGCGTGCCGAAGGTGGACAGGCCGGACTGATTCCAGTTGTTTCCTATGCGCGGACGTCCGAGGACATCCGCCGACGTGACGGGCACGGCGTGCGCCATCAGTTGCGCATCAATGAGCGGACCGCGCAAGAACATGGCTGCACGGTGGTCGAGGCCTACAGCGATAACGGCATCAGCGCGTCCAAGGCGGGGGTGGTGCGGCCTGAATTCAACCGTCTGGTCGCCGACCTGGTGCGTGGGCACACCGACAGCGGACAGCTGATCGAAGGGGTCGTCTGCGTCGCGGACGACCGGCTGTATCGCCGGGCAGAGGATCTTGCACGGTTCTTCGAGGCACTGACCTGTCGGCCGGGACGCGTTTACGTCGATGCGGAGGGCGTCCGAGATCCCTACTCGCAGGATGGGTTGATGCAGGCCGTGCGATCGCTGAACGAGGCGATCACGGAAACGCGAATCCGGAGCAGGCGGCTGACGGACTGGCACTGGGCGCGCGCCGTCGAGGGGGTGCCGCACAGTGGGCCGCGTCCGTTCGGCTGGCGAGAGGACAGGATCACCCTTCACCCGGATGAGGCGCTACTCGTTGAGCAGGCGATCACGGACCGCATCAAGGGGAAGGCGATCCGGGCCATCGCGCGTGACTGGTGTGATCTCGGAGTTACTGGCACCCGTGGCGGCAGACCCAACGCTCAGACCGTCACGCAGATCATTACCGCACCTCGCGTGTGCGGCTACCGGGCGAACAGGGGCGAGCTGCTGCTGGTGCCGGAGACGCGGCAGCCAGTGCTGGGCCAGTGGGAACCCATCGTGGCTCCAGATCAGTGGCAAGCGGTATGCGGGACGTTTTCGCCCGGCAGTCTCTACCTGCACAGGGGCAGCGGTGCTCCGAGACTCACCGACATGAGAAAGCCTGCCCCCAGTCGCCTCGCCACTGGCTTTCTCCGTTGTGGGGTGGAGCGCCCCGACGGCACGATGTGCTGTGGTGCGATGTGCGCCCAGAAAGGGAGAAGCAAGCGGAGTCCCTACGTCTATGCCTGCCGTAGCTGCGGGCGATGTGCCATCAGCGGGCCGTTGGCCGACGAGAGCCTGGAACACCTGCTGTTTCCCGAAGCTACAGAGCATGTGAGGCTGCCGGAGTCTGTGCGACAACGCTGGCAGTCCGGCGAGATGGGCCTCGAGGAGAAGCGACGAGCTATCGCGTCCGTCTTCACCCATTGCATCGTCCGACCTGGTGCGAAGGGAAACCGCGAGTGGGACTACGCGAGGCTGGAGCCCGTCCGGCGCTGA